The DNA segment ATGAAAAAAGCATATCAGATTACAGAAGCTGGCCGCAAAGAACTCGAGGCAGAACTCGCTGAACTTAAGAGTCGTCGTGGTGATATTGCGGCGAAGATTGCCGAAGCGCGTGACTACGGTGATTTAAGTGAAAATGCAGAGTATGATAGCGCGCGTGAAGAGCAAGGTCTTGTCGAAACGCGTGTTGCGGAGATCGAAGATATTCTCATGAACGCCGAAGAGATCAAGTCCCGGAAGTCCAGCAAGATTCAGTTGGGGAGCACCGTTGAGCTCAAGACGGGGGCAAAAAAGTTTAGCTATACC comes from the Candidatus Saccharimonas aalborgensis genome and includes:
- the greA gene encoding transcription elongation factor GreA, which encodes MKKAYQITEAGRKELEAELAELKSRRGDIAAKIAEARDYGDLSENAEYDSAREEQGLVETRVAEIEDILMNAEEIKSRKSSKIQLGSTVELKTGAKKFSYTLVGPVEADPLSGKISNESPIGVALLGKVVGDKATITTPKGDTTYTIVSIA